The Galactobacillus timonensis genome has a segment encoding these proteins:
- the uvrC gene encoding excinuclease ABC subunit UvrC: MDREYIKSKLVNLPHEPGSYQMKNKNGEIIYVGKAKDLHNRVNQYFTGAHDFKTTKMVSNIEDFDFIVTRSEKEALVLEINLIKKYRPKYNIQFMDDSSYPYIKLTNEDYPRLTIARDSKKDKKARYFGPFPDAGAARMTQKLLQSLYPFRRCVHMGDKLCLYYHMGQCKGPCVYDIDPKIYKDMADQVERFLNGDTKEVVDELTKKMQEASANLQFEQAQQYKEMLESIQATSDKQIIEQDSRSDADVFAWYADKGYIAMNGFLVRHGTILAKEWKLHPLYGEAEEEFVNFLVQYYEEHPKAKELLVPMTLSQETVQELAEVLEIRISQPQKGYRRKLMDLCIENAKKQLDLKFESMERQESETEGAVALLSKLSNHAMNRVELFDNSHISGTFTVAACVVYEDGKPVRKDYRLYKLHTANSDVDSMKEVLYRRYFRLLKENGRMPDGILVDGGKAQIDAALEILTSLDLQNTIKIMGLAKDDKHTTRALVDTDGREIPIDKNGALFFLLTRMQDEVHRVAISYHRKLRDKAQTRSILDEIEGIGPKRKRTLLRSFGSFSNLKEASVEDIAKIVPKETAQKVYEALHSQGMVE, from the coding sequence ATGGATCGGGAATATATCAAATCGAAGCTGGTGAATCTGCCCCATGAACCGGGCAGTTACCAGATGAAAAACAAGAATGGTGAAATCATCTACGTGGGCAAGGCGAAGGACCTGCACAACCGTGTGAATCAGTACTTCACGGGTGCCCATGATTTTAAGACGACCAAGATGGTTTCCAATATTGAGGATTTTGATTTCATTGTGACCAGGAGCGAGAAGGAGGCTCTGGTTCTGGAAATCAATCTGATCAAGAAGTATCGTCCGAAGTACAACATCCAGTTCATGGATGATTCTTCCTATCCCTACATCAAGCTGACGAATGAGGATTATCCGCGGCTGACCATTGCGCGCGACAGCAAGAAGGACAAAAAGGCGCGGTATTTCGGGCCGTTTCCGGATGCGGGCGCGGCGCGGATGACGCAGAAGCTGCTGCAGAGTCTGTATCCGTTTCGGCGGTGTGTGCATATGGGGGATAAGCTGTGCCTGTATTACCATATGGGACAGTGCAAGGGGCCGTGTGTCTATGACATTGATCCCAAAATCTACAAGGATATGGCGGATCAGGTGGAGCGCTTTTTGAACGGGGATACGAAGGAAGTCGTGGACGAGTTGACAAAGAAGATGCAGGAAGCCTCCGCGAACCTGCAGTTCGAGCAGGCTCAGCAGTATAAGGAGATGCTTGAGAGCATCCAGGCCACCAGTGACAAACAGATCATTGAGCAGGACAGCCGCTCGGATGCGGATGTGTTTGCCTGGTACGCTGACAAGGGATACATTGCGATGAACGGGTTCCTGGTGCGCCATGGGACGATTCTGGCCAAGGAATGGAAGCTGCATCCGCTCTATGGCGAAGCTGAGGAAGAGTTTGTCAACTTCCTGGTGCAGTACTATGAGGAACATCCGAAGGCAAAGGAACTTCTTGTGCCGATGACGCTGAGCCAGGAGACTGTGCAGGAACTGGCGGAAGTACTGGAGATCCGTATCTCGCAGCCGCAGAAGGGCTACCGCAGGAAGCTGATGGATCTCTGCATTGAAAATGCGAAGAAGCAGCTGGATCTGAAGTTTGAGTCGATGGAGCGTCAGGAGAGTGAGACGGAAGGGGCAGTGGCCCTTCTGTCGAAGCTGTCAAATCATGCGATGAACCGGGTGGAGCTGTTTGATAACTCCCATATCTCGGGTACCTTTACCGTAGCTGCGTGTGTTGTCTACGAGGATGGTAAACCGGTGCGGAAGGATTATCGTCTCTATAAGCTCCATACGGCCAACAGCGATGTGGACAGTATGAAGGAAGTGCTGTACAGGCGCTATTTCCGGCTGTTAAAGGAAAACGGGCGGATGCCGGACGGGATTCTCGTCGATGGCGGCAAGGCGCAGATCGATGCGGCGCTTGAGATTCTGACGTCGCTGGATCTGCAGAATACGATCAAGATCATGGGCCTGGCCAAGGATGATAAGCATACGACACGGGCTCTGGTAGATACGGATGGAAGAGAGATTCCGATTGATAAAAACGGTGCGCTGTTCTTTCTTTTGACGCGGATGCAGGATGAGGTGCACCGGGTAGCGATCAGCTATCACCGCAAATTAAGAGACAAGGCGCAGACCCGTTCCATCCTGGATGAGATCGAGGGCATCGGTCCCAAGCGGAAGCGGACACTTCTCAGGTCGTTTGGATCCTTCAGCAATCTGAAAGAGGCATCGGTAGAGGATATTGCAAAGATCGTTCCCAAAGAGACGGCGCAGAAAGTCTATGAGGCGCTGCACAGCCAGGGAATGGTAGAATAG
- a CDS encoding Coenzyme F420 hydrogenase/dehydrogenase, beta subunit C-terminal domain — protein sequence MALKDNISIIGNACVGCRSCEQSCPVKCIMVMPNNEGFLYPNINEEKCIHCGNCMTHCPIKNQDLHRNTPKEVWALRNKNDKDIFNSASGGASDLLASDVLNDGGIVYGAAYDDNFRVYHIEITKPADKWKIQSSKYVQSDTENVYTRVKDNLKNGKQVLFTGTPCQIAGLYAFLGKDYENLYTIDLICHGVPSPLFFKKYLEWQDKKMGGKTIYYNFRSKAKRGWGTQYLLKTKTKTKTKTLSLDKYGCHFMAADCYRESCYQCLYANTKRVGDITIGDFWGIGRSHPAFYSEKGVSSVFINTDKGKELFGRIKKDAFLQSATLEEGLIKQGNLEHPAERPKVRDRFYADLNKLDFIEKIQVGLKVKERLKAILPADLIRILKNKAR from the coding sequence ATGGCTTTAAAAGATAATATTTCAATTATTGGTAATGCATGTGTTGGTTGTAGAAGTTGCGAGCAATCCTGCCCTGTTAAATGCATCATGGTAATGCCTAATAATGAGGGTTTTCTTTATCCAAATATCAATGAGGAAAAATGTATCCATTGCGGAAATTGTATGACTCATTGCCCGATAAAGAACCAAGATCTTCATCGGAATACACCAAAAGAAGTATGGGCATTGAGAAATAAGAATGATAAGGACATTTTTAATTCGGCTTCAGGTGGTGCATCAGATTTATTAGCTAGCGATGTCTTGAATGACGGGGGTATCGTTTATGGTGCAGCTTATGATGATAACTTTAGGGTCTATCATATTGAAATAACTAAACCTGCTGATAAATGGAAAATCCAATCTTCTAAGTATGTTCAGTCTGACACTGAAAATGTATATACCAGAGTAAAAGATAATTTAAAAAATGGTAAACAAGTTTTGTTTACTGGAACACCATGCCAGATTGCTGGTCTTTATGCCTTTCTTGGAAAAGATTATGAGAATCTTTATACGATAGATCTTATTTGCCATGGTGTACCTTCTCCGCTTTTTTTTAAGAAATACTTGGAATGGCAAGACAAGAAAATGGGCGGGAAGACAATATACTATAATTTTCGCTCAAAAGCTAAAAGAGGATGGGGTACACAATATCTTCTAAAGACAAAGACAAAGACAAAGACAAAGACACTATCTTTAGACAAATATGGATGCCATTTTATGGCGGCAGATTGTTATAGAGAATCATGCTATCAGTGTCTATACGCAAATACCAAACGAGTTGGAGATATTACGATAGGAGATTTCTGGGGAATTGGAAGGTCACATCCAGCTTTTTACTCTGAAAAAGGTGTTTCTAGCGTGTTTATTAACACTGATAAAGGAAAAGAATTATTTGGAAGAATCAAAAAAGATGCTTTCTTACAAAGTGCAACTCTTGAAGAGGGCCTTATTAAGCAAGGTAATCTGGAGCATCCAGCCGAAAGACCTAAAGTGAGGGATAGGTTTTATGCTGATCTTAATAAGCTTGATTTTATAGAAAAAATACAAGTAGGTTTAAAAGTAAAAGAACGCCTTAAAGCAATTTTACCCGCCGACTTGATTAGAATTTTGAAAAATAAAGCTAGATAA
- a CDS encoding metallophosphoesterase family protein: MKEVVLVSDSHRLRNFREALKNKYPEADYFFHCGDSELSKEEMAGWATVEGNCDYYFEFPAQLKIEIGMHSFLLVHGDRAGYPYDRTLPALAKKYGCDVVCYGHTHVPMDQMSDGIRLINPGSLRYNRDGSEPGYMVLSVYDERIEAKWLPYQP, translated from the coding sequence ATGAAAGAAGTCGTGCTCGTTTCTGATTCACATCGTCTCCGCAACTTCCGGGAAGCACTCAAAAATAAATATCCGGAAGCGGATTACTTTTTCCATTGCGGCGACAGTGAACTGAGCAAAGAGGAGATGGCGGGATGGGCCACGGTGGAAGGAAACTGCGATTACTATTTTGAATTTCCTGCGCAGCTGAAGATTGAGATCGGGATGCATTCCTTCCTTCTGGTACATGGGGATCGGGCAGGCTATCCCTATGACAGGACGCTGCCGGCACTTGCTAAGAAGTACGGCTGCGATGTCGTGTGTTATGGTCATACGCATGTTCCGATGGATCAGATGTCGGATGGTATCCGACTGATCAATCCCGGGAGCCTGCGTTATAACCGCGACGGAAGTGAACCGGGATATATGGTATTGAGCGTCTATGATGAGCGGATTGAGGCTAAATGGCTCCCGTATCAGCCTTGA
- a CDS encoding glycosyltransferase: MIFVTVGTHEQPFNRIIQKVDDLKRDGVITEDVIMQIGFSTYEPKYCTYSKLYPYNEMQQVVQDARIVITHGGPSSFIMPLQIGKIPIVVPRQKDFYEHVNNHQVEFAEAVKERYGNIIVVENIEDLGDVITNYDSIIADMDDKAVALGNNAKFVSELEKIADQLVGEK; the protein is encoded by the coding sequence ATGATATTTGTAACAGTCGGAACACATGAGCAGCCGTTTAACCGGATAATACAAAAAGTAGACGATCTTAAACGTGATGGAGTGATCACAGAAGATGTGATTATGCAGATAGGCTTCAGTACCTATGAGCCAAAATACTGTACTTACTCTAAGCTCTACCCATATAATGAAATGCAACAGGTGGTTCAAGATGCGCGGATTGTAATCACGCACGGAGGACCATCTTCTTTTATTATGCCGTTGCAGATTGGCAAGATTCCGATTGTTGTCCCTCGTCAGAAAGATTTTTACGAACATGTAAACAATCATCAGGTTGAGTTTGCAGAAGCTGTTAAAGAACGGTATGGAAACATCATTGTCGTTGAGAATATAGAAGATTTAGGGGATGTGATTACGAATTACGATTCAATAATTGCGGATATGGATGACAAGGCTGTAGCTTTAGGTAATAACGCAAAGTTTGTAAGTGAGCTAGAGAAGATAGCAGATCAGTTGGTTGGAGAAAAATAA
- a CDS encoding DDE-type integrase/transposase/recombinase, giving the protein MQNEKEKRKEEALKLLMQKAIDVHLTYGQIADKTGFSKRQIIRWAEQLKEKDMSSILTHGNTGRKPVTTASDQEISYMENFKKTYPVITIAQFRDFYREDVLFSGDPQKRDDVQRFGLKDRSKSWFRQLYMHEGWKSPAEKPVRSDGSRETHPIRAPRDHRGELVQIDGTPYDWLGDGRTYCLHLAVDDAGTEVLAGWFMPTECARGYAHMTRLILDKWGIPLAFYSDKDSVFRSVKNGAPSKFAKMIMKLDIKMIFANSSQAKGRVERYNGTAQNRLPNDIIRWNHNHPDQQIKDYDTLNNWFNAYYIRYLNDKFSFPVKDPHDVFRELPPDYDPSKIFRGEFSREVNNNTFSLGNVLYSAFNENGELIKFNQKTKVNVYIDAFTGEIYIERYGKHLTCMKVGERKRNPVYVAETEKDIQRYLSELEDNNYKLVKNGKELSKGDKIKKS; this is encoded by the coding sequence ATGCAGAATGAGAAGGAAAAACGAAAAGAAGAAGCTCTAAAGCTATTAATGCAGAAAGCAATTGATGTTCATCTAACATACGGACAGATTGCCGACAAAACCGGATTCAGCAAACGACAGATCATCCGGTGGGCGGAGCAGCTAAAGGAAAAGGATATGTCATCTATCCTTACCCATGGCAATACCGGCAGAAAGCCAGTAACGACCGCCTCCGACCAAGAGATCAGTTACATGGAGAATTTCAAGAAAACATATCCGGTGATTACCATAGCACAGTTTAGAGATTTTTATCGTGAAGATGTCCTGTTTAGCGGAGATCCACAGAAGCGAGATGATGTCCAGCGCTTTGGCCTCAAGGACCGAAGCAAGTCGTGGTTTCGACAGTTATACATGCATGAAGGCTGGAAGTCACCTGCAGAAAAGCCTGTCAGGTCTGATGGCAGCAGAGAGACGCATCCGATCAGGGCTCCAAGGGATCATAGGGGAGAATTGGTACAGATTGATGGGACCCCATACGACTGGCTGGGAGACGGCAGAACATATTGCCTGCACCTTGCAGTGGATGACGCAGGAACAGAGGTGCTTGCGGGATGGTTTATGCCTACGGAATGTGCCAGGGGATATGCACATATGACCAGGCTGATTCTTGATAAGTGGGGAATCCCCCTTGCCTTCTATTCAGACAAGGATTCCGTCTTCAGAAGTGTCAAGAATGGAGCGCCATCCAAGTTTGCAAAAATGATTATGAAGCTTGATATCAAGATGATTTTTGCAAACTCGTCACAAGCAAAAGGCAGAGTTGAACGATATAACGGAACGGCTCAGAATCGGCTGCCCAATGACATTATCCGCTGGAATCATAACCATCCGGATCAGCAGATAAAGGACTATGACACGTTGAACAATTGGTTTAACGCATACTATATCCGGTATCTGAATGATAAGTTTTCTTTCCCGGTAAAGGATCCACATGACGTTTTCAGAGAGCTGCCGCCAGACTATGATCCTTCAAAGATATTCCGTGGTGAATTTTCCCGAGAAGTGAACAATAATACATTCTCGCTGGGCAATGTCCTGTACAGTGCATTCAATGAGAATGGTGAACTGATAAAGTTCAATCAGAAGACAAAGGTCAATGTTTACATTGATGCGTTCACAGGTGAAATCTACATAGAACGATACGGAAAGCATTTAACATGCATGAAGGTTGGTGAAAGAAAGAGAAACCCTGTATATGTGGCCGAAACTGAGAAAGATATACAGCGTTATCTCAGCGAGCTTGAGGATAACAATTACAAGCTTGTGAAAAATGGAAAGGAATTGTCAAAAGGTGACAAAATCAAAAAATCTTAA
- a CDS encoding glycosyltransferase family 1 protein — translation MKYNGRNVHKKIKVAMIATHFDVTGIGSVIMNYCLALDHNKFDLTVIAGVPIADQYKEQCSRNGIHIIALPSRHKDSFNHYKQLYKILKKNHYDIFHDHGNSSMMAIELTLAKMAGIKIRIAHCHNTRCPNKTVHKLLNPYFNRIYTKAIACGEMAGDWLYGKGNFEVLPNGFETEKFIFSENSRKRLRAKLNLEDKFVIGHMGRLNDQKNQSYLIDVFESVAKKRLDAVLLLVGNGPDEEKIKERVNNSPYKERIILYGVTDDPAALYSAMDLFVLPSKYEGLPVVLLEAQISGLPCLVSDKVTREVDFGELIWASIDDSPNSWCQKIDYLNVRSDIDRENYYDKHLNQIKQYSIKNTVQQLDHIYSSLIYETEE, via the coding sequence ATGAAGTATAACGGCCGGAATGTTCATAAAAAAATCAAAGTTGCAATGATTGCTACACATTTTGATGTTACTGGAATTGGTTCAGTAATCATGAATTATTGTCTGGCACTGGACCATAATAAATTTGACTTGACTGTAATTGCCGGAGTTCCTATTGCAGATCAGTATAAAGAACAGTGCTCTAGAAATGGAATTCATATAATTGCATTACCTTCCAGGCATAAAGATAGTTTCAATCATTACAAACAACTATATAAGATATTAAAAAAGAACCATTATGATATTTTCCATGATCATGGAAATAGTTCAATGATGGCAATTGAACTTACTTTAGCAAAAATGGCCGGTATTAAAATTAGAATTGCCCATTGTCATAATACGCGGTGCCCTAATAAAACAGTACATAAACTATTAAATCCGTATTTTAATAGGATTTACACAAAGGCAATTGCTTGCGGTGAAATGGCTGGAGACTGGCTATACGGAAAAGGAAACTTCGAAGTATTACCAAACGGTTTTGAAACTGAAAAATTTATATTCTCAGAAAATAGTCGGAAAAGGTTAAGAGCAAAATTAAACCTGGAAGACAAGTTTGTTATTGGTCATATGGGCAGATTAAATGATCAAAAGAATCAAAGTTATCTTATTGATGTGTTTGAAAGTGTTGCTAAAAAGCGCTTAGATGCTGTTCTCCTATTGGTTGGAAATGGACCAGATGAAGAAAAGATTAAAGAAAGAGTGAATAATAGCCCATATAAAGAAAGAATTATTTTATATGGAGTTACTGATGATCCGGCAGCTTTATATTCGGCAATGGATCTTTTCGTTTTACCATCTAAATATGAAGGCTTGCCTGTTGTATTGCTAGAAGCTCAAATATCCGGGTTGCCTTGTTTAGTTTCTGATAAAGTCACACGAGAAGTGGATTTCGGCGAATTGATTTGGGCTTCAATTGATGACTCTCCAAATTCATGGTGTCAGAAAATTGATTATCTTAACGTTAGATCTGATATAGATAGAGAGAACTATTATGATAAACATCTAAATCAGATTAAACAATACAGTATAAAAAACACAGTTCAGCAATTAGATCACATATACAGTTCACTGATTTACGAAACTGAGGAATAA
- a CDS encoding transcription termination/antitermination NusG family protein: MEGGLAISENIYILYCVTHKTEQVQRVLRRQGFVSYIPRMEKYLRSIDKIVDDVVMFPGYLFVESDLDQIDFTLSIRQMNDEKNGIIRELKEQGVSALTEEEKEFYHILFDDHYLLKMSYGYREGSRTLVYSGPLLQLRDDITKVDRKNGVAYLKQQFMHRNIQAGLLETKEIHF, encoded by the coding sequence ATGGAGGGAGGGCTTGCCATATCGGAAAACATTTATATTCTATATTGTGTGACGCATAAGACGGAGCAGGTGCAGCGTGTCTTACGGCGTCAGGGGTTCGTCTCTTACATTCCGCGGATGGAGAAATATCTTCGCAGCATCGACAAAATCGTCGACGATGTGGTGATGTTTCCGGGGTATCTCTTTGTAGAGTCAGATTTGGATCAGATAGACTTTACGCTTTCCATCCGTCAGATGAATGACGAAAAGAACGGTATCATCCGCGAGCTTAAGGAACAGGGTGTCTCCGCCTTAACGGAAGAAGAGAAAGAGTTCTATCACATTCTCTTCGATGATCACTACCTTCTGAAGATGAGCTACGGTTACCGTGAAGGTAGCCGGACGCTGGTCTACAGTGGCCCCTTACTACAGCTCAGGGACGACATCACGAAGGTAGACCGCAAGAACGGTGTCGCCTATCTCAAGCAGCAGTTCATGCACCGCAACATTCAGGCCGGCTTATTAGAAACGAAGGAGATCCACTTCTAG
- a CDS encoding polysaccharide pyruvyl transferase family protein codes for MTNKPKVGILSMQRIKNYGSFLQAFGLKSILEELGADVQFVDYHPGSTLVPTDDEKSGLRRKINKGFEALQGNAPLKAKLDFIKYKNNFGSNYYPYLGITEEMNYAPDLDLLIIGSDEVFNCVQNNTNVGFSPELFGQSNHAKKLISYAASFGNTTLNKLQKYHVDIEVGRWLSQFNSLSVRDKNSHDLVEALTGENCKINLDPVLIYDFASSGKVPTVADSHYMMLYGYNNRFTKDECQLIKNFAKQHGLKIYCIGGVQGCCDKFIDTDPFTVIGYFKNADCVVTDTFHGTILSVITHRQFVSLIRTNGYGNSEKLVDLLGRLKLEDRQIADLHNLEAYLRKSIDYTTTDRIISDERIKTREYLKKWL; via the coding sequence ATGACAAATAAGCCAAAAGTTGGAATTCTTTCAATGCAAAGAATAAAGAATTATGGCTCGTTTCTCCAGGCTTTTGGCTTGAAGAGCATATTGGAAGAATTAGGAGCGGATGTTCAATTTGTTGACTATCATCCTGGAAGCACATTAGTTCCAACTGATGATGAAAAAAGTGGTTTGAGACGCAAAATCAACAAAGGATTTGAAGCTCTGCAGGGGAATGCGCCACTGAAAGCAAAATTGGATTTCATTAAATATAAAAACAATTTTGGCAGTAATTATTATCCTTATCTTGGAATCACTGAGGAGATGAATTATGCTCCGGATCTAGATCTTCTGATAATCGGATCTGATGAAGTTTTCAATTGCGTTCAAAATAATACAAATGTCGGCTTCAGCCCAGAGCTGTTTGGACAGAGTAATCATGCGAAGAAGCTTATTTCCTATGCTGCTTCTTTTGGAAATACCACATTAAACAAACTGCAAAAGTATCATGTGGATATAGAAGTTGGAAGATGGCTAAGTCAATTTAATTCATTATCTGTTCGTGATAAAAATAGTCATGATCTAGTGGAAGCTCTGACTGGAGAAAACTGTAAGATTAATCTGGATCCTGTTCTGATCTACGATTTTGCTTCTTCTGGCAAAGTGCCAACAGTAGCAGATAGTCACTACATGATGCTTTATGGTTACAATAATCGTTTTACCAAAGATGAATGCCAATTGATAAAAAACTTTGCCAAGCAGCATGGATTAAAGATTTACTGTATTGGTGGCGTGCAGGGATGCTGTGATAAGTTCATTGATACTGATCCTTTTACGGTCATTGGTTATTTTAAAAATGCTGATTGCGTGGTAACTGATACGTTCCATGGAACAATTCTTAGCGTTATCACTCACAGACAGTTTGTATCTTTGATTAGAACTAATGGGTATGGAAATAGTGAAAAGCTGGTTGATCTATTAGGAAGACTGAAATTGGAAGACAGACAAATAGCTGATCTTCATAACCTTGAGGCATATTTAAGAAAATCCATTGATTATACTACTACTGATCGAATCATCAGTGATGAGAGAATAAAAACCAGAGAGTATTTGAAAAAATGGCTTTAA
- the pssD gene encoding PssD/Cps14F family polysaccharide biosynthesis glycosyltransferase, whose protein sequence is MSENQNNENGTSYKICLVGSSGGHLTHLYMLKPFWEKHNRFWVTFDKEDARSILQGEKVYPCYYPTNRSFKALCINTKLAWKVLKKEKPDLVISSGAAVAVPFFWLGKLFFHTKNIYIEVFDRIDKPTVTGKLVYPVTDKFIVEWEEMKKIYKKAINLGSIF, encoded by the coding sequence ATGAGTGAGAATCAGAACAATGAAAATGGCACTTCATACAAAATTTGCTTGGTAGGATCTTCAGGCGGCCATCTTACTCATCTCTATATGCTTAAACCCTTTTGGGAGAAGCATAATCGCTTCTGGGTTACTTTTGATAAGGAAGATGCAAGAAGTATTCTGCAGGGCGAAAAGGTGTATCCTTGCTACTATCCCACAAATCGTTCATTCAAGGCTTTATGTATTAATACAAAACTGGCTTGGAAAGTTTTGAAGAAAGAAAAGCCAGATCTGGTAATTTCATCAGGTGCCGCTGTGGCCGTACCTTTTTTTTGGTTAGGAAAGCTGTTCTTCCACACGAAGAATATTTATATTGAAGTCTTTGACCGTATTGATAAACCAACTGTGACTGGCAAGCTAGTTTATCCAGTTACGGACAAATTTATCGTTGAATGGGAAGAGATGAAGAAGATTTATAAGAAGGCTATTAATTTGGGGAGTATTTTTTGA
- a CDS encoding M15 family metallopeptidase, which yields MTETIFKDRQQNNGEITTLEGKQKTKWTRIFLLCMAAVLGISISVMNYHYDSLARYPYRDEESRRLIKEYLNDEEIDYIIEYSIAPNMFISFIEAPGFNIYHAAEYKRLSLVLWQETPAHIVRIVEDTWGRVDSDTLQTLLSYDNYNYTWSEFEGWIENGDSYAPDARLLINVNGTSTFLSGDLTISKREPQDLVNIATDDSSIPVNDSSLQVTAETMPGLKDLFAAYEADVQKQLQSKTQSQTQSQTTSLEDASSGLKIGAAYISYKEQEDLYNSGRSTFKPGQDEHQLGTCVDFEVEGLSDAMFEKTWQAQWLMENAWKYGFVQTYTAEDEELSGIAAEPYHYRYVGIDLAKTLHDNGLTLFRYQANQDIDAISIAK from the coding sequence ATGACAGAGACCATTTTCAAAGACAGACAGCAGAATAACGGGGAGATTACGACTCTCGAAGGGAAACAGAAGACGAAGTGGACGCGGATCTTTCTTCTGTGCATGGCAGCGGTTCTTGGTATTTCGATTTCGGTGATGAACTATCACTATGATTCGCTTGCCCGCTATCCGTACCGTGATGAAGAAAGCCGGCGGCTGATCAAGGAATATCTCAATGATGAGGAGATTGACTACATCATTGAGTATTCGATTGCGCCCAACATGTTCATCTCCTTTATTGAGGCGCCGGGCTTCAACATCTACCATGCGGCGGAATACAAGCGTCTTTCGCTGGTGCTGTGGCAAGAGACACCGGCACATATTGTACGGATCGTGGAAGATACCTGGGGCAGGGTGGATTCCGATACGCTGCAGACATTATTGAGCTACGACAACTACAACTATACCTGGAGTGAGTTTGAGGGCTGGATCGAAAACGGGGACAGCTATGCGCCCGATGCCCGTCTGCTCATTAACGTCAACGGCACAAGCACCTTTCTTAGTGGTGATCTTACGATCAGTAAGCGGGAACCTCAGGACCTCGTGAACATCGCAACAGATGATTCCAGCATTCCGGTTAATGACAGCAGTCTGCAGGTGACGGCAGAGACGATGCCGGGGCTCAAGGATCTGTTTGCGGCCTACGAGGCAGACGTGCAGAAACAGCTACAGTCAAAGACGCAGTCACAGACGCAATCACAAACCACATCCCTGGAAGATGCCAGCAGCGGATTGAAAATCGGCGCTGCCTATATCTCCTATAAGGAACAGGAAGATCTGTATAACAGCGGCAGATCAACCTTCAAACCGGGCCAGGATGAGCATCAGCTTGGTACCTGCGTCGACTTTGAGGTCGAAGGACTGAGCGATGCGATGTTTGAAAAGACATGGCAGGCTCAGTGGCTGATGGAAAATGCGTGGAAATACGGCTTTGTACAGACGTATACAGCAGAAGACGAGGAGCTCAGCGGCATCGCCGCAGAACCATACCACTATCGCTATGTTGGCATCGATCTTGCCAAGACGCTGCATGACAATGGTCTGACCCTGTTCCGCTATCAGGCGAATCAGGATATCGATGCCATTTCCATCGCAAAATAG